TGTACACCAAGCTTGTTTCAAAACATCCGGAATTTAGACCTCAGGTATTTTTGTTCGACGGGAACGGAATCTTACATCCAAGAGGACTAGGACTTGCGTCACATTTTGGAGTCTACACGGATACCTGCACCATAGGAGTAGCCAAGAATTTATATCAAATGAACAATATTCTAAGAGATGATAATCATCTAGCCAACATAAATAGCCTAAAGGCGGCTGGAGaacattttttcataaaaaattcGGGCGCAAGTGGCGAAATCCTGGGAGCAGTAAGAAATTTTTACATTACCGTAGTGGCTGTACAAGCATAAGCATATAGTTGGTCTCCTGTTAAATTGTAAACATAAGGCTCTCAAGACGACGCAGGAGGCAAAACGGCCAATCTATGTTTCTGTAGGACACCGAATTGGTCTTGAGTGTGCATTATGGACCGTAATGCAATGTGTTCAACGATTCCGGATTCCGGAGCCTACGCGGCAAGCCGATATCCGATCTAGAAAAGCGGTTAGAAAACTAGATGATACAGATATACCTGtaaatttgaataatacaacATAGAATAATGCCTCCTTTCTGTCGCGCtacattttcctctttttaaaCACTTGGTTTAATGGGGGCTAAGGCAACCTAAACTAAAATCTCAAACGTTTCTTATTGTAGTACAGTGTTTTCTTCACAAGAAAGCGACCTTTCACGTCCATAACATGTTTTGGTACGTTTGTTTATAGGCTTCGACCTAAATCCTGTTTGGTGCACCCATCACTTACATAATTTATATACTCAAAATGCCCATTACATACGCACCATCTTCAGAACACACGGGAGGTGTATGATTTAACCAAAGTTGCACATGGTTAGCAGAATTTGAATCTATATCCTCACCAAGAACCATCAATGTAGTTCAAATATCACAAATGAAGAAGTGTTTTTAGCTGTTCGATCGTTTCCTCTGGACTTGAAACTTTGTGGCCGATCGTACGTGGGTCTTCATAAATTTCATGGTCGTTCCCTCCTGGTGCAGTTTTGTCAccaaagaaatgaatttctttatAGCCATCTTCACCTACGAAGCGAAGTGCGTACGTTTTGTCCCAACCTTTTGGGAATACGTCAAAGCTGATTTGACCACCTAATACAAAAATTATAGAATTTTGAGAAATTACAATATACATTATAAAATAACAAATTCTTTTGACAAATACCTATACTGAACACTAGACCAAAGTCAGGAAATTCAGCTTGTAAATGTTTCACAAAGCTTTCTCTGATCTTGTGAACTTTATCGTATGCAGCAAACTCATCTCTTTCTGCTTGTGAACAACTTCTGCCCACTGGGCAGACATTTACAAGTCCATCACGAAATTCAATGAAAGTTCCTCTCTTAACAGGCAATATCAGCTTGGACATGTAGCTCAAGGCACTGTTTATGAACTTCTGGAGTTTTTCTTCCCCCACATGCTCTTGGATACTCTAAGTAAAAATTCTTCGATTAGCAGGTTCAATTTAAAGTAGTGACAGTCATATCTCTCTTACCATTTTCCCTATTAGATCACCATTTTTATAGGCTATGAGACCATTTTCAGCAAAAACATAATCATATTTCTTGATAACTGTAAACAGGAAGAGCATTCTTATAGGTTAAACTCATTCTGTAAAATGGATCAATAATAACAAGGCTTACCATCTGCTCCACCCATTTGCTctgcaatttttgttaaatcTGATCCACCCACAAGACCCATAGTTACAACTGGTTTTACTTTACTCAGCAGAAATTCTTCTGTGGTGGGAAGAATTTTCTACATGTAGAAGGTATTTATCAGATAACATACAATTTCTTTCCTACCTAACTGCAAAGTAAATATGCTAAGGTTCTAAAAATTACCTGTCTAGGCATTGTCAACGTACCGTCTACATCAAATAGACAGATTATTTCTTCGCGTTTAAATGAAGACATTTTCGTAAGTCTTCggaaatgttggaaaagaTAACGCGCCAGTCTTTTCAAGTAGTTGACACGTCAACaaaaatgccatctagcggagatctcgtttttatttactttaatGTATAATAACTATGAAGCCATAAACAAGTTGTACAAACAAGAGGTaccaaatttaaaacaatttatgGACCGTTTAAACACCCAACAGGCTGAGGAAAATAATGACGCAACACCGATCACGGTAGTAAAtaacgcaacaaaaaaaacatatcgaGGGGAAAACACGCTCGCGTTCGTTATGGAATATACTGTACaatgaaatagatttttcgCATCTTTTATGTTCATTCACTTTCGTACGCGCGAACACGAGAAAGTCAGGTAACTCATCCGTCAGTTTGAAAACTGCTGGtcggtaatttttttgtcgttCATCTGCGCACGACGAAGAACGGTCGCTTCCAAAAATGAATCGGACTCTGTGACGCAAGCCGGTAAATATTCTCCCATATTCCACATTCCATCCGTGCAAGATTTTCCGGGTGTGCTCGATCCCTGACTTAGTAATGATCTGTAAATATCAGAAaaagcatttgaaaaattttctcatAAAAGATAAGTATTTCAAATAAGATTGATACCTTTTACTGGGAGATTCAGATATGGCGGATGACGGACTAACTGCTACTATATGCGACCGTAGTTTCGAGCTAGTACCGTTAAACAGATTGAAGGCAATCGAAGATAGGGTGTAGGTGACGAACACGAACAGCATAAGCGGTAGAGCCAAACACCCTAAGACTATCAGTAGGCCACCAAGTAAACAGCATCCGATTGTTAACAATGTGCCTAAaaatttaagttaaaaaagCCAATTTTGAGGAAATGTCTCAAGTACTCAAGGTGACCTCCATTttatcccccctcccccaaagTAAGATAGAAATAGGGACACGGGGAAACCCGTTCCAAGAAAGACGAGGGGTGGAGGATGGGTTCGAGTATTTCAGGGTTTAGGCTGATCACGTGGGCGCGACGTGGGCAGGGGGTAGCAAGGGAACAAATTATCTTGAGTGGGGTGCACTTGCACGTGTTAGATATGGAAAGTCGTATTGCAAGGTTGTAAATAGATGTATGAATTTtgggaatacaaaaaaaaataaacataccttcaacaaaaacaaatccgaGGAAAGTAAATGCTGACGCCAGGACGCAAACCAAAACAGGGAAAGAGATGAGGCCGATAAAGCTCAACAGGACAACCGATGTCAAAGAACGCTCTCTAGCTAGCATACGCATCTGTTCCAGCCACGACTGAGAACTGATACGCTCACCTACGACATTGCGAATAAAATGCTATAACGTACGTGTAAGAATGAACAACAAAGACAACGACTTACCAACGTCTTGGACTTTTTCCATAATGCGACTCTGAATCATCGTTTTTTGCCAGTTGAATTCGGGCAACGTTTTTCCTGCAATTGGGAAAAATACGATGAGGCTACATCAAGGTATGAAAATAGCAAAATCAAGATCCCACCTTTGTTGGTATTGCAATCGGAACAGTCCTCTTGGCTAGCAGTCCTGAAATCGCTGCTTGCTGCGCTCATCCTTTGAAGATTGCGAGGAGCCATAATGCTTGACGAAGTCGACGGCAATTTGCTAAAGCCAATGGTTGGCCAGACAACGTCAAAATGGCACTTTAAGTGGACAAATCGCAAGGGGATATAACGACTGAAACGGCTTGACGAGCTCGGTAACGTTGATGCTGTTGTGCCTTCTTTCCAGCATGAATCGTTGTTCATCCTAGGTCCTCTCACCATGCGCTTTCTCCAACAGACTGACTGGCTTTTCGACATCAAAGGGACAAACGTTTCTATTTATTCAAATGCTACCCAACCTTCACATCTCGCCCTCTGCCTCTTACTCtcagaaacagaaaaaaaaaggaaaaaaaaaaccccgaGGTGGTAAGGGGGCCTGAACTTTGTGCTTGTGCCATGAGGAGGAGGGTCCACTTGAATAGACAAAACACAATTTGCTTCAGATTTTTCTTAGCGGGTTTTCTTAATTCATTCCAGAAATGCGTTATCTGTTGCTCAACTGTAAAACGAAGTgcaactcctttttttttccaattcctGGTATGAGTATATCATCCAAAATTTCCTCCACTGTGACAGTCTGAACTTTGATATTTGCATCTGTAGCAATCGGCCTCTGATTCTGTAATTGACGCGGGACAGTGATAGTAAAGTACGAAAGAGTAAACTCGAAAATTCGACCTAATTTACCATTGCTCTTCCTTTCCTGAGGGCTATACACGTGATCATCAAATGAGCAGAGTATGGATTTCAAGGATATTCAAAGATCCATGCCGTTACCAGGCGGAGTACATGACCACCAGCATGTTCGCCTAAATACTCGATACCATTGGATCTGTGGGGCCGCTTACGATTCTCTCTGGTCATCCTGCTCTTTGGTGGACATGACGTGGTTTGGGATTTTCCTCTGTCTTGTTATTCAGCTCGCTTCTGCGGTCAGTTTCAGTTCAGTTCCCAAATCCCATGTACCTACTACCTTCTTCATTGTTACTTCTTTTACTAACTGGTCTGAAATTTACTTTGCATTTAAGATTCCTTATGTAGCCAACAATAATGTAGTAATCAAATTCCTTTTGTTGGCAAGATCGTGGTTGAAATCACTTCTCGTTTCGTGGTTACCAAATTGCTCTaccagaaaacaaagaaaaaagaacttctAATCAATTCTGAATGATAATATGCTTCTCATCTTTTACTACCGAGATCTCTGTTGTAAGATCTCTATTATGAAATTTCATCGTTAAAATTTGAAGTTAAAAGAATGGGAAGGTTCTCTTGGAATTGCGTCTTCTGGAATAACAGCTTAGTTCGCATAGGCCGAGTTCAATGATTCGAGAAAGAGTTAAGAAATACAACGGAAGACGGTGTGTATTTACATTAGTATAGGTCAACACAAAGTTCACATCCACTTTGCATTGAACGAAAGGGATGCTGTTCAGATGGACTTTAAACTAGATCATATCTGTCATGCTATCGGGTGTAAACGTGGGTTTCAGGACCAAACCAGTTTCATCCATAACCCATGTACCAAAGTTCCATAGTTCAAAAGAACATGAAACATAATTCACGCTGACCTTCAACTTCCCTGCTTTCCACGGAAGAGCTGATGCAGTTCGAACTGCATCTCTGTCCATCCTGTATATTTAACACATTCTCGTTGGCTATGTACTGAGCGATATCCTTTACCGGTCAAATTCCATAGCTTATAACGACGCACGAAGACCTTCACGCGTGAATAACCACTCACGTGCATGCTTTACAGACCGCTGACGAATCACGCTACTTGATTGACGCCATTTTGACGCGACAACTTCACGGCACTCCGATTATATAGTAAGTCGACACCAACCTTTTAATACAAGAAGTCATCTAATCTAGAAGAAATGGGTGACGCACGAGTAACTAACTTcgataaatatatatatctgaCAAACATTAACCACATGCCAAGAAGTGTgcattatttttactttgaagaTCGGTTTTGCTTGACCTGCCGCTGAACGTATACGGCAACAACTGCTATGATGATCAGAAGAGCGATGCCCAATCCCAGGATAACGCCATAAAATGTCGAAGATGATAGACAATCCGTTCGGGGCATCAGCATCCGGGAAAGCATGTCGGCAGATCCATTCACTACAGCTGAAAAATAATACATATGAGCATGacataaaaacaagaatttatgTCGGACGAACCCATAGGCATATTGTCTTCATCTTTAGGAAGGTAGACTTCAATTGCTCGATACATGGATAACATTTCCGGGTTTACTTCTGTACTATTGCTCGAGTTCATATCAGCCGCACGACGTTTTCGACTCGCTGTTCGGGAGTTGTAAggtaaactgaaaaaaattaatcagaATCAACCATACCCTGGAAACCTTAATGTACGCCTCTTACTCGCAAGGAATCTGAGGTTGGCATTTCTCGAAACAAACTTGAATATCGCATTGAATCAATACCCGGGCGCTAGTAGGAAATCTAAAGGCCTATACTAAGAAAAATTAGATAAAGGAAATAGGTTTTTTGAAAGAGTACTTACTTTGAAGAGAACCCATTCGGTTGTGGTTTTCAAATTAGGCTCAGATTCCCGGACTTTTTGGAAATTTCCAAACAGCTTTGGCTTCACAGAGCAAGACGCCTCAATCACTTGAAGTTGCGTAACTAGAGGACGTGCTGGAGCAACCCCTTGGTTTGGATCGACGTAGGGAGTGAGCGCTTGAGTAGTTTTACCTATATGCAAACTATTAACTCAGAGCCCATCGCAACCGGCAAGATTGAAATACCATCAGTCGCCCAGCAACGAAGCAcatttgaatcgaaattgaAGACGTCATCGCCCAAAGTAAAAACCAAAGAGAGCATTTGGCCCAAATAAACAGGACCTAGAACAGGTGGAGCCCTGGGTCCCTCTCCATCCTGAATCTCCATCCACAATTTCGGTCCTACAAGATGGTAGatataaaaattaattgaTTTATAAACAATGTATTGCcgaaacaacaataaaataaatctgGGCATAAGATCAAAGAATTTGCCGATTCACCCTCCGTCCCAACCTCTTACCAGGGTGTGTTCGGACGATAGCTTCATTCTTTTCCCCAACAACAGAAGACAAATCAAATTTGATGGTCCGATTGTAATCTTCTGGTCGATCGCAACGGATGAGAATGTTAGTATCGTACTCCTGGACGAGGTCAGTATCCCACTGAATCATCAGCCGGTGCTAAAACGGAAGAAATCAGCAGTACTGAACACCCAAATGTTTGAACATGTTTACCTCAATAAAGGGATTAGTTCGCTGTGAATATCCAGGAACCATTGGTGGTGGAGGGGCTCCACAGATATCTTGGCTCAGTGTGAGCTTTACTTCCCTCTCTCCATGACCAAGAAACAGGATGCACTTGTCAAAGAAACCATGTGGGTAGATGTAACCAGTGAACGGTTTTGAAAACCTACAACCAACAATTTAAATGGGCAtccaaaatataaaaaagcaAGTCATTACTTGAAGTAGACATTCATGTAGGTCTTTAGGCACTCCAGATTTGTAGTAACTTCCTCACGAATTTCAACGGGGCCATGATAGGCTGATCCCCCTGAACCAAATGCAGTTGGACCACCTAAAATGAATGATGTTCAGACGAGTTGCAGAAATAGACCAACATTGTACTACCATATGGCGGTGGTGGATTAACTCCAGGTGGTTGAGGAATAGGTGGAGGTACACCCTGCCCCGACTGTACAATATAAGGCCGACTACGTTCATCCACCAATTCATCCTTCACTGGCGTAGTAACGCTCCCATAATCAGGCGCCGGGACATTTGCCTCGCGATCGTGAATTGAATGATCAATAGCAGCAGGTAAAACCGAAGCAATGCAGCACAGCAGCACAAGCTAGAGTACAATAGTAGCAAGATATTAACTTAAACAATTGAATTGGTTCGCTAAAATTAGCAATAGACACGTGTTAAACTTTCGTCTGCAACTGGTGATATGATTCAATGCATACATTTCGAAGTATTAGTTTTAAACGTAAGTATCTGAAAGATGTAAGTCAACTCCCATGAGTAACTACTAAAttgattaaattttaaatatattacATCACATTTTCGAACCAATTTACACTTACCCCGATGGGACATTCAGGCTTCATGTTAACTTTATGATTGCCTGCCAGTGACTGAGCACGGTATCCATGGTCGCATTGGGGTTTTTAAGCTTCTACAGAGGGAAGTTTTCGCGCTTAAAATGCTCGACTTTCATTATGTCACCCTGCCTCTCACCCGATTCTAAAACGTAGAACCTGAGGCGACAACCCTACCCCAAGCACCGCTTGATAGATCTCCTGTTTTAGCCTGTCCATTAAACTTCTAACGATGCTTACAATGGATTTGAATTCGATAACATTTCAAGAATACTACGTGAGTTTATTTTATAAAATCCACGTTTTCTGTGTCATTTGTGCGCAACAAAATGGCGTTTTCGCGGACAGCATGAAACATCTAAATGAAATTCTTTATTAGGCAACCCCTTGTCTCGCCTTTTACCTCTTAATAGGTTGCCAAATCTAACTTTTTATTTCGGAACGCCACGCGTGTGAAAACGCCACTTCGTGGTTTTTAATTACCCTGCCTCTTTTGTACACTGTAACCCACCTGGCCTCCCTACCTCTCGAACGGTAGTAGACCTATAAAAGGTGACACATTGCTCTCGTTCAGCACCGACTCACTCACAATGATTCGTCTAAGCAAGATCAACTCTCAAGTTCTCTTCTCGGTAAGTGTTATTTGAATATGTCTTCAGCATTTTGTTCAATGTATTTAGATTTAATTGCGATGTTTCTTTTAATTCGTAGTTTGGGGTGCTGGCCTTACTTCTAGCCGCATGCAAGACGAATGGAGCGAGCGTGGCGGTCGATTCTAAAGATTCCAATGTTAAAGTAACCGAATCTTACAAGGAATCTGCTAAGGAGACATCTTACAGTGACGACCAGCTAAAACCTCGTATTGGTCTGTACACGCAAAAAATTGATCCTTATGGTACACTTGGACCCATTGGAGGCAATCAGGCTTTCGTCTTGACTTCGCTGAATAGCTACGGTAATGCCGATTGCTCTCTGCCAGTGCAGATAGTCGATGTCAGTTGAAAGCTGATTGTTATTTTAATGGGTTCAACTTTCCATAATTTCATCACTTGGCtgaaaaatttgttaaaaattctTATGCATTTAATCGTGTTTAGGTAGTTACGGTCCTTCCGGCAGTAGCTATGGTGGCCAACAGGCTGGCTCTTATGGTGCGACTCCACTGCCTTACATCGTGACTGGCAATTACGGTGGAAATGTTTACGGCTCTGCCTATTCTGGAGAATCAGCTTACAGCCCTGCTGCCTATGGTGCTGCCTCTGGGAGCTATAGTACCACCGCTGCTCCTTCATACGGATCTGGGTCTTCGAATTACGGCACAACGGCATCGTATGGTGTAACCCAGGCTCCGGCTTATGGCGGATCAGCTTACGGCGTCACTCAGGCATCAGCTTATGGAGCTTCATCTTACGCCGGATCAGCTTATGGTGTCACTCCAGCTCCTATGTATGGTGGTTCTGCTTATGGCGCAACATATGGCCCCAGTTATGGTATGGGAAACTCGTATGGAGCAGCTTACGGCGTCACGCCGGCCCCTACCTACGGAGGAGCTGCTTACGGTGTCACCCAGGCTTACGGAAACATGGCATCTTCCTATAGCGGAGCTGCTTATGGTGTTACTCCAGCCCCTGCTTACACAATGGCGTCATCGTACGGTGGAGCATACCACGTTACTCCGGCCACATCTTACGGCATGGGTTCCTTCTATGGTGGATCTGCTTATGCTGCTAACCAAGCCGCAACCTATGGCATGGGTTCCCTCTACGGCGGATCTTCTTACGGCGTTACACAAGCCCCAGTGTACGGCGGATCTTCTTACGGCGTTACACAAGCCCCAGTGTACGGCGGATCTTCTTACGGCGTTACACAAGCCCCAGTGTACGGCGGATCTTCTTACGGCACTACACAAGCTCCTGTTTACAGTGGATCTTATGGCGTCACCCCAGCTCCATCTTATGGCGGTTATGGTGTCACTCAGGCTCCAGCTTACGGTGGATCTGCTTACGGAGTCACTTCAGCCTACAGTGGATCTGCTTATGGAGCTACACAATCTTACGGCAACATGGCTTCTTCTTACGGTGCATCATCTTACGGTGTTACACCAGCTCCTATTTACAACAACATGGGCAACTACGGATCGTCGTACTCTGCATCAGCATATGGCGCTACTTCCGCTCCTTATGGCTACAACATGGGCTCATCGTACGGTGGTTACAGCGCTGCTTCGTCTCCCTTCTCTTATGGTGGCAACTTGAACATGCCTAGCGGTTCCTATTTAACTGGATCGACTTACGGCGCTGGAGGCTATGGAAGCAATGCTGGATACGGTGGAGCTAGTAGCAGTTACGGTGTTGCGTCATCCCCTTACTCGTCATACGCTGGCAACATGGGCTCATTCTATGGCGGGGGTTACGGCAGCCCGTCTTCCTACCCTGAAGCTTATTACTCAACTGGATACGGCGGATATGGAAGTGGAGCTTACGGCGCAGGTTCCAGTTACAGCCCATTCTTGAACAGTGGCGCTGGATACAACATGAACCCTTACGGCAACATCGCTGCTTATTGATCTTGTTATTGTTCGTTTGTTAGAAAGTCAAATAgaagtatttaattgaaattgtgttaaattttatttacttgGGTTCCACAAGGTTTTCTCAGGGATGGAAAATTTAcaatgttgaattttttgtcgAAAACAACGCCATgggattgaaaattaaaagacACGCTGCAAATTTACAAAAGCATTTTGGCAAACTCTGCAACGAGACGAAGAGCATTGCCATTAGttcaaagaaattatttttagatAACATGAAATACCTTCATAATTGATACGCCCGTCCTTGTCGACATCAGCCATTTTGATGAGCTCGTTGAGGCCTTCCTCGGTCATGGATTCGTCGATTAATTCCATCGCTAGTCTCAATTCATCCTGTAACCGCAAAGGATAAGTGTTTTAATTAGGAATGCATactaaaagaaaagccaataTACTTTAGTTATGAACCCGTTCTTGTCGCGATCAAAAACTCGAAAGGCTGCCACTAAATCCAGGCCGGCTTCCTCATCCGCATTGCTGCCGCTGTCATCAGACTGTGACGGGCGAAGGGCTTGGATACGTTTGACCCACTGGAAAAATTCCGCCTCGTTCATCAGAGTGCTTCCTGTCAGCAAATTTTGGccagaaaaaccaaaaaaggtgggaaaaaaaaagtaaacaattaaaataagaaaaattatttagtttgttttcttttctttattaaatttttttttcctggattTGTTTCATGTCCGGAAGAAACTCACGTCAATTCTTCATTCAGTGTCTAATCCGAAAGTCCCGGGAATCCGGATGAAGCAACCAAGcttttctttggtttgttttgcAGTGTAAAGTTATTTCCAACTTGGCATGCATTCTGACAGCTTTTAAAGACTCAAGTGATGGATATAGATCAGCCGACATTTTGATTGCGTTCAAGAACGTCCCCGCTTTATCTTTACTTCGTCCGAGCATATGGGGAAAACGACACACGGTGTGTTGTGCAGTCATttcgaataataataattttctttcttttttgaacgcAATGCGCACATGTCTCCATGGCAAACGAAACCGCCACGGAGAACACGTGGCACGTAGGAGTTTAATTTTAGTCCGACATTAAACACGGCGAGCCAGCCAACCGAAAGATACCGATTTatcctttttatattttgtgtgtgtgtgtgtatactgGTCAGTTCCAGCACTGGGCAAACaggttaaattttttttgttttgtttctttcccaTTCCAATATTCGATTACGCGTTTCACTTGAGGTCACGGACGAAATAGAAATACAActggaaaagagaaagaggaaatGTTTTTACCCGATTGACTCGCTTGCCGGACCAAATTGAGGACAATGTCCTCTCGTAAATTGATGCCCAGTTGTTGGAGCATGCTCTGGACCTCTAAGGCTGTAATTCGGCCGTCCCTATCCGAATCCATCAAGATAAAGGCCGTCCGTAATTCTAAAATTTtggccgaaaaaaacaaaaacaaaaattggaacTCTTCAAATTGGAAATTGCACATTGAAAGGCGAATTATTACCGTCTATTTCCGACTGAGATGGTACTCGATTCATGGCGGAAGCCTGCGGATTTTGCTGAAGCAATGGAGAAGACGAGAAGATTGCGAAAGGAAGATGAAGAATTCTTGCTGAAAAGGGCGAGCAAAAAGCAAGTGACTGGCGGGCGGGAAGGCCGCGGGCCCACTGCGACTAAAAATACTggtaaaaagacaagagacaCGAGTGTTCCACTTATTTTTGACATACGACGCGCGCACCGCACAGCACAacgaaaaggcaaaaaacacaaggcaaaagaaaatagcgGATGGATGAAGCCAAGTCCTCTGCGTTCTCGGCTCGTCCTCTCTCCGAGCGTCGCCTCTCCACcgaaaatagaacaaaaatcgcacacacatacacactcGACGGCAAAGAACGGGAGTCGATCCGGCGTACGTGTCGTAGACTGCGACGCATAGCGACTTTGCGCtaccaacaacagcaaaaaaacacGACAAGGTCTCATCAGAACGTAACGTATTCAATCACGTTGGTCATGTTCTTTTCCGGACCGGTTCATTTCGGATTCGGGTTGGTGCGAACTTGTTGAATCCGCACACTAATCTTCAATGACAGCTCGAAAATGAATCAATTGTTCACCGAGTGCACACTCttgtttacaacaacaacaaacttaACTCTCCTGTCATGTCCTTGGCGCTCTGCATTTCTTATTCTCTCGTTTCACTTTATCAGGTGGATTGCATCCTCCATTTTCGTCAGTTCTAAGCAATCAACTCTGTGTGACAGGGATCTTTTGTGAATCGTGATGAAGGTGaactgcttttcttttttttttttttttcctcgagtGGTCTTTCATTCTGGTCACGACAGATACAACCAAGAAGGCCATGGCCTACGATTTATTCCCCtcttgcaaagaaaaaaatttagctcAAGTAcatgaaatgaaataagaaaaaacgaattgcCTAAACTGATATATCACGCAATGTTGGCTTGTTTTTGATACCTGAAAGCTAAGCAGCTGTTCCTGTCTTCCAGACTTGAGTGTCGTCCCGTTAAATGCAAATCCTGATGGAGGGTCTGTTCTAGTGGAGTCTGCATCGCTGGCTTGATTCGTTCGATAGTTATTAGCTTGACATGACAAATGGTGCAGACTGATGACGAGTTAGACATCTAAATCACAAGACAGCAATGTCGTGAAAACATCTACGAGCTTCCATTAAGTTTTCTCAGTGTTTGCAATGAAAACTGAATTCGGTAATAACGAGAGCGAGCGTGCTATCGGAAATCTAATGACGCTCCGTCATTGGCTACTTCCTGTTCTTTGTAATATGATAACGTTGTCAATTACCATTGGAAGTGCACCTTTTAAAGAAACGGAGATAGAGGCACCCGTTTTCCATATGCTTCCTTCTTAGGGTGgactgtccttttttttcttctcaacaAGACCTAAGGATATTAGAAAAAAGCAGGACATTAATGCGGAAGTTAGAGCACGAAGTAAGGAACTCACCAACTATCGACGCAGTTACACAAAGATcacgttgttttgtttgtttttccatttatgGGACGCTCGTGTTGGCGTGTCGCTCGTCACATCAGCTGGCCCACCTAAAGCTTAACTAACGCCATCAAATAGCAAAATGCCGTGAAAAAGGGCGTACGtcttaaatttgttttcttcttctccgtaCGTGCCGCGTTTCATTCTTTGGGCTCAACGATCTGTTTGGTCGAAGAGTATCCGTAGAAGTATTCGTGTGTATAGTTTTTGAATCTGATCATGTACACAATAATGAACAACTGGCACGCACAACTTGGA
This genomic stretch from Daphnia carinata strain CSIRO-1 chromosome 4, CSIRO_AGI_Dcar_HiC_V3, whole genome shotgun sequence harbors:
- the LOC130695235 gene encoding shematrin-like protein 1 isoform X1; amino-acid sequence: MIRLSKINSQVLFSFGVLALLLAACKTNGASVAVDSKDSNVKVTESYKESAKETSYSDDQLKPRIGLYTQKIDPYGTLGPIGGNQAFVLTSLNSYGSYGPSGSSYGGQQAGSYGATPLPYIVTGNYGGNVYGSAYSGESAYSPAAYGAASGSYSTTAAPSYGSGSSNYGTTASYGVTQAPAYGGSAYGVTQASAYGASSYAGSAYGVTPAPMYGGSAYGATYGPSYGMGNSYGAAYGVTPAPTYGGAAYGVTQAYGNMASSYSGAAYGVTPAPAYTMASSYGGAYHVTPATSYGMGSFYGGSAYAANQAATYGMGSLYGGSSYGVTQAPVYGGSSYGVTQAPVYGGSSYGVTQAPVYGGSSYGTTQAPVYSGSYGVTPAPSYGGYGVTQAPAYGGSAYGVTSAYSGSAYGATQSYGNMASSYGASSYGVTPAPIYNNMGNYGSSYSASAYGATSAPYGYNMGSSYGGYSAASSPFSYGGNLNMPSGSYLTGSTYGAGGYGSNAGYGGASSSYGVASSPYSSYAGNMGSFYGGGYGSPSSYPEAYYSTGYGGYGSGAYGAGSSYSPFLNSGAGYNMNPYGNIAAY
- the LOC130695235 gene encoding shematrin-like protein 1 isoform X2 — translated: MIRLSKINSQVLFSFGVLALLLAACKTNGASVAVDSKDSNVKVTESYKESAKETSYSDDQLKPRIGLYTQKIDPYGTLGPIGGNQAFVLTSLNSYGSYGPSGSSYGGQQAGSYGATPLPYIVTGNYGGNVYGSAYSGESAYSPAAYGAASGSYSTTAAPSYGSGSSNYGTTASYGVTQAPAYGGSAYGVTQASAYGASSYAGSAYGVTPAPMYGGSAYGATYGPSYGMGNSYGAAYGVTPAPTYGGAAYGVTQAYGNMASSYSGAAYGVTPAPAYTMASSYGGAYHVTPATSYGMGSFYGGSAYAANQAATYGMGSLYGGSSYGVTQAPVYGGSSYGVTQAPVYGGSSYGVTQAPVYGGSSYGTTQAPVYSGSYGVTPAPSYGGYGVTQAPAYGGSAYGATQSYGNMASSYGASSYGVTPAPIYNNMGNYGSSYSASAYGATSAPYGYNMGSSYGGYSAASSPFSYGGNLNMPSGSYLTGSTYGAGGYGSNAGYGGASSSYGVASSPYSSYAGNMGSFYGGGYGSPSSYPEAYYSTGYGGYGSGAYGAGSSYSPFLNSGAGYNMNPYGNIAAY
- the LOC130695235 gene encoding shematrin-like protein 1 isoform X4, whose product is MIRLSKINSQVLFSFGVLALLLAACKTNGASVAVDSKDSNVKVTESYKESAKETSYSDDQLKPRIGLYTQKIDPYGTLGPIGGNQAFVLTSLNSYGSYGPSGSSYGGQQAGSYGATPLPYIVTGNYGGNVYGSAYSGESAYSPAAYGAASGSYSTTAAPSYGSGSSNYGTTASYGVTQAPAYGGSAYGVTQASAYGASSYAGSAYGVTPAPMYGGSAYGATYGPSYGMGNSYGAAYGVTPAPTYGGAAYGVTQAYGNMASSYSGAAYGVTPAPAYTMASSYGGAYHVTPATSYGMGSFYGGSAYAANQAATYGMGSLYGGSSYGVTQAPVYGGSSYGVTQAPVYGGSSYGVTQAPVYGGSSYGTTQAPVYSGSYGVTPAPSYGATQSYGNMASSYGASSYGVTPAPIYNNMGNYGSSYSASAYGATSAPYGYNMGSSYGGYSAASSPFSYGGNLNMPSGSYLTGSTYGAGGYGSNAGYGGASSSYGVASSPYSSYAGNMGSFYGGGYGSPSSYPEAYYSTGYGGYGSGAYGAGSSYSPFLNSGAGYNMNPYGNIAAY